One segment of Nostoc flagelliforme CCNUN1 DNA contains the following:
- a CDS encoding response regulator, whose translation MSEIKILVIEDHNLTRIGLRAALQTQPEFNIVGEAANATDGIKLLKSLKPDIATIDIGLPDMDGIDLTRTFRQYQAENEDYTTKLLILTMQNSEQAVLAAFAAGADSYCMKDIQTERLVEAVRTTYAGSSWIDPAIADLVLQQIRQDFPDGSRGASGKRVLIEGIDPDVEKSIVTYPLTHREMDVLELIVAGCDNAEIAKRLYLTVGTVKTHVRGILNKLCVADRTQAAVRALRAGLVP comes from the coding sequence ATGAGTGAAATCAAGATCCTTGTGATTGAAGATCACAACCTTACGAGAATCGGCTTACGGGCTGCCTTACAAACCCAGCCAGAGTTTAACATTGTTGGTGAAGCAGCTAATGCAACTGACGGCATCAAGCTTCTGAAAAGTCTCAAGCCGGATATTGCTACTATTGATATCGGTTTGCCTGACATGGATGGTATTGATCTAACACGCACATTTAGGCAATATCAAGCAGAAAACGAAGACTATACCACAAAGCTGCTAATTTTAACGATGCAGAATAGCGAACAGGCAGTTTTAGCAGCATTTGCAGCAGGTGCGGATTCTTATTGCATGAAGGATATCCAAACTGAGAGACTAGTTGAGGCTGTGCGAACGACCTATGCAGGTAGCTCATGGATCGATCCAGCGATCGCAGACCTTGTACTACAACAAATACGTCAAGATTTCCCCGATGGTAGCAGAGGTGCATCTGGAAAAAGAGTCTTGATTGAAGGTATTGACCCAGATGTTGAGAAAAGTATAGTCACCTATCCTTTAACTCATAGGGAGATGGATGTTTTAGAGTTGATTGTCGCTGGGTGTGACAATGCAGAAATTGCTAAAAGGCTCTATTTAACAGTCGGTACTGTAAAAACTCATGTTCGAGGTATTCTCAATAAACTCTGTGTTGCTGACCGGACACAGGCTGCCGTCCGTGCCTTGCGGGCTGGATTAGTACCGTAA
- a CDS encoding NAD(P)H-quinone oxidoreductase subunit 4, whose product MIADQFPWLTAIVLLPLIASLLIPVLPDKDGKRVRWYALGIGIADFALMCYAFWKHYDASSASFQLVESYAWMPQLGLNWAVSVDGLSVPLVLLAGFVTTLSMFSAWQVDHRPRLFYFLMLVLYSAQVGVFVAKDLLLFFIMWEVELIPVYLLVCIWGGQRRRYAATKFLLYTAAASIFILVAALAMGLYGSGDMTFDITALAKKEYPLGLQLLLYAGLLIAFGVKLAVFPMHTWLPDAHGEASSPVSMILAGVLLKMGGYGLIRLNLELLPDAHIYFAPVLAILGVVNIIYGALNSFAQTNMKRRLAYSSISHMGFVLLGIASFTDLGINGAMLQMISHGLIASVLFFLAGVTYDRTHTMVMKDMGGIGQAMPKVFALFTISAMASLALPGMSGFAGELSVFVGVASSDVYSSTFCTVTVFLAAVGVILTPIYLLSMLREVFYGKDAALLCDINNAGSQNQEDEGTVCFGTDCLVPEEAVYDDARPREVFIAACFLLMIIGIGFYPKMAMQMYDVKTVAVNANLRQSYAIVSQTNPQIYAKGFLVPQISEVEAAPVLGTLK is encoded by the coding sequence ATGATAGCGGATCAATTTCCCTGGCTTACCGCAATTGTCTTGCTGCCACTCATTGCTTCCCTGCTTATCCCTGTGCTGCCTGATAAAGATGGTAAGCGCGTTCGGTGGTATGCATTAGGTATAGGTATTGCAGACTTTGCCTTGATGTGTTATGCCTTTTGGAAACATTACGATGCCAGCAGTGCTAGTTTTCAACTTGTAGAAAGTTATGCCTGGATGCCTCAGTTGGGTCTGAACTGGGCGGTCTCAGTCGATGGACTTTCAGTACCACTTGTGCTGCTAGCAGGATTTGTCACCACACTCTCGATGTTTTCGGCTTGGCAAGTTGATCACCGCCCCCGCCTCTTCTATTTTTTGATGCTGGTGCTGTATTCTGCACAAGTAGGGGTGTTCGTTGCCAAAGACTTGCTGCTATTTTTCATTATGTGGGAAGTAGAGCTGATTCCCGTCTACCTACTAGTCTGTATTTGGGGTGGGCAAAGACGACGCTATGCGGCTACAAAATTTTTGTTGTATACCGCAGCAGCTTCTATATTTATTTTGGTCGCAGCCCTGGCAATGGGGCTATACGGCAGCGGTGATATGACATTTGATATAACCGCCCTCGCCAAGAAGGAATATCCCCTTGGACTACAGCTGCTACTTTATGCAGGGTTGCTAATTGCATTTGGTGTCAAGCTTGCTGTTTTCCCGATGCATACCTGGTTGCCTGATGCCCACGGCGAAGCATCCTCTCCTGTATCGATGATTTTGGCTGGTGTGTTGCTGAAGATGGGCGGATACGGACTGATTCGCCTGAATCTTGAGTTGCTTCCCGATGCACACATTTACTTTGCGCCGGTTCTAGCCATTCTCGGTGTTGTCAACATTATCTATGGTGCATTGAACTCCTTTGCTCAGACGAATATGAAGCGGCGTTTAGCTTATTCGTCGATTTCCCACATGGGGTTTGTGCTGCTTGGGATTGCGTCGTTCACTGATTTGGGAATCAACGGCGCTATGTTGCAGATGATTTCGCATGGTTTGATTGCATCGGTGCTGTTCTTTTTAGCAGGTGTTACTTACGATCGCACCCACACAATGGTAATGAAAGATATGGGCGGTATTGGTCAAGCCATGCCCAAAGTCTTTGCCCTGTTTACAATCTCCGCGATGGCATCCCTAGCACTTCCCGGTATGAGTGGCTTTGCTGGCGAACTCTCAGTATTCGTTGGTGTGGCTAGCAGCGACGTTTACAGTTCAACTTTCTGCACCGTCACCGTTTTTCTCGCCGCAGTTGGAGTGATCCTCACACCTATTTATTTACTTTCCATGCTGCGAGAGGTATTTTATGGGAAAGATGCAGCACTCCTATGCGACATTAATAATGCAGGTTCGCAAAATCAAGAAGATGAGGGAACAGTTTGTTTTGGTACAGATTGCTTAGTACCAGAGGAAGCAGTCTACGACGATGCTAGACCCCGTGAGGTGTTTATCGCTGCTTGTTTCCTGCTGATGATTATTGGTATTGGTTTCTATCCCAAAATGGCGATGCAGATGTACGACGTGAAGACCGTTGCAGTCAATGCTAATCTTCGTCAGTCTTATGCCATAGTCTCGCAAACAAATCCCCAGATTTATGCTAAGGGATTCTTGGTTCCACAAATTTCCGAGGTTGAGGCAGCGCCCGTTTTGGGAACTTTGAAGTAA
- the thrB gene encoding homoserine kinase yields the protein MSVVSAITVTVPATTANLGPGFDCIGAALKLYNEFKFTRQESGLSIHVTGTEAERVQTDESNLLYQAFVKFYQYIKQTPPTVKIEIKLGVPLARGLGSSATAIVGGLVAANQLEGTPISQSHVMELAIAMEGHPDNVVPALLGGCRLAATSGAAWEICDVPWHQDVVPVIAIPNFELSTSEARRVLPTEVSRADAIFNTAHLGLLLRGLETGNGQWLKTALQDRLHQPYRKALIPGYDALNIAAVSAGAYGMVISGAGPTLLALTDKLHSEAVEAAMLAAWQEKGITAEVRSLSLDTQGAKSF from the coding sequence ATGTCTGTTGTTTCTGCCATCACTGTTACCGTTCCCGCCACAACTGCGAATTTGGGGCCTGGTTTTGATTGCATCGGTGCAGCATTAAAGCTGTACAACGAGTTCAAGTTCACTCGCCAAGAAAGTGGGCTAAGTATTCATGTCACTGGTACTGAAGCTGAACGAGTCCAAACTGATGAAAGCAATCTCCTCTACCAAGCGTTTGTCAAGTTCTATCAATATATAAAGCAGACACCGCCGACTGTGAAAATAGAGATTAAGTTAGGTGTCCCGTTGGCGAGGGGTTTGGGTAGTTCTGCGACAGCAATTGTTGGTGGATTGGTTGCTGCTAATCAACTTGAGGGTACGCCTATCAGTCAGTCGCACGTGATGGAGTTAGCGATCGCAATGGAAGGACATCCTGATAATGTAGTTCCAGCTTTGTTGGGAGGATGTCGTCTGGCTGCTACCAGTGGCGCAGCTTGGGAAATTTGTGATGTTCCCTGGCATCAAGATGTTGTACCAGTTATAGCTATTCCTAATTTTGAACTTTCCACTTCCGAGGCGCGGCGCGTTCTCCCTACTGAGGTTAGTCGCGCCGATGCAATTTTCAATACAGCACATTTGGGGTTATTGTTACGCGGCTTGGAAACTGGTAACGGACAATGGTTAAAGACAGCTTTGCAAGATAGATTGCATCAGCCCTATCGTAAAGCTTTGATTCCTGGTTATGATGCTCTCAACATCGCAGCCGTTAGTGCTGGTGCTTATGGTATGGTGATTAGTGGTGCGGGACCGACACTGTTAGCTTTGACAGATAAATTACACTCAGAGGCTGTGGAGGCGGCGATGTTAGCTGCTTGGCAAGAAAAAGGAATTACAGCCGAGGTGCGATCGCTTTCTCTCGATACCCAAGGCGCAAAAAGCTTTTAA
- a CDS encoding SDR family NAD(P)-dependent oxidoreductase yields MNSQKVAIITAASRGIGAGCARELAAQGYKVSLMARSPEILDLADELGGIATQGSITNFQDLQRLVETTLTQLIGSSKQAVINISRGLTSDITASKCNS; encoded by the coding sequence ATGAATTCACAAAAAGTAGCGATTATTACGGCTGCTAGTCGAGGGATTGGCGCAGGTTGTGCGCGAGAGTTAGCAGCGCAGGGTTATAAGGTTTCACTGATGGCGCGATCGCCTGAGATTCTGGATTTAGCAGATGAATTGGGCGGTATTGCTACTCAAGGATCAATTACCAATTTTCAAGACTTACAGCGATTAGTAGAGACAACTTTAACTCAATTGATAGGAAGCAGCAAACAAGCGGTAATAAATATTTCGCGGGGTTTGACATCAGATATTACAGCATCCAAGTGCAACTCTTGA
- a CDS encoding transposase — protein sequence MIGALNLDGLVAAMTVPGSINTEVFLTYVTQVLAPQLWKGAIVVLDNLKVHHAERVRVAIESVGAKVKFLPPYSPDLSPIELCWSKLKQFLRSCEARTLESRWPCNGSCCQLHYRR from the coding sequence TTGATTGGTGCTTTAAACCTTGATGGACTCGTTGCAGCAATGACTGTGCCAGGAAGTATAAATACTGAGGTATTTCTCACTTATGTGACTCAGGTCTTAGCACCTCAGTTGTGGAAAGGGGCTATTGTGGTCTTAGATAATCTAAAAGTTCATCACGCCGAGCGTGTAAGAGTTGCAATTGAGTCCGTCGGTGCAAAAGTTAAGTTTTTGCCCCCCTACTCTCCAGATTTATCTCCCATAGAACTGTGTTGGTCGAAACTGAAGCAATTTCTCCGTTCCTGCGAGGCACGCACACTCGAATCACGATGGCCTTGCAATGGCTCTTGCTGTCAATTACATTACCGAAGATGA
- a CDS encoding helix-turn-helix domain-containing protein: MPVSYSRDLRERVIMAWEAKEGSQRQLAQRFKISLSFVRNLLRQYRTNGQIEAKRRGGYQKPTIQNEDLSIIQSLVEEKNDLLLRELCDHYAERTGISVSITTMHRAVEKLGLRVKKKVFMPVSKIPHECKS, translated from the coding sequence ATGCCAGTATCTTACTCAAGGGATTTGCGTGAGCGCGTGATTATGGCTTGGGAAGCAAAAGAAGGTTCTCAACGCCAGTTGGCGCAAAGATTTAAGATCAGCTTGTCATTTGTACGAAACCTACTGCGTCAGTATCGGACAAATGGACAAATCGAGGCGAAACGACGTGGAGGATACCAAAAGCCGACAATTCAAAACGAGGATCTGAGCATTATCCAGTCTTTGGTTGAGGAAAAAAATGATTTGTTGCTCAGAGAATTATGCGATCACTATGCAGAACGCACAGGGATTAGTGTGAGTATCACTACAATGCATCGTGCGGTAGAAAAATTAGGCTTACGTGTAAAAAAAAAAGTCTTTATGCCAGTGAGCAAGATACCCCACGAGTGCAAGAGTTAA
- a CDS encoding NADPH-dependent F420 reductase: MKIGIIGSGNMGRSLGILWAEQGHEVFFGSRDAEKGKATAEFAGRGTQGGTNDQAAAFADLILWTVRNIMPKQLLSHPEVLDSKIIIDCNNQDIPEGFAYPPIVESLAEKLAQDIPQARVVKAFNTMAQEVFELAPEPLKDYGVSVFVAGDDEQARKTVMGLAEEIGFLAVDSGVLRNARLVEGLEDFIRLIIGGQKQGVYATISVNVLPTASEQRLGGRQASSLK, translated from the coding sequence ATGAAGATTGGAATTATTGGCAGTGGAAACATGGGACGCTCTCTTGGTATTCTCTGGGCAGAGCAGGGGCATGAAGTATTTTTTGGCTCTCGTGATGCCGAAAAAGGAAAAGCAACGGCAGAGTTCGCAGGACGCGGAACGCAAGGTGGAACAAATGATCAGGCGGCAGCGTTTGCTGATCTAATTTTGTGGACAGTACGCAACATTATGCCAAAACAGTTACTTTCTCATCCTGAAGTTCTCGACAGTAAAATTATTATTGATTGTAATAATCAGGATATTCCTGAAGGATTTGCTTATCCACCAATAGTAGAATCTCTAGCCGAAAAGCTTGCTCAAGATATACCTCAAGCGCGGGTGGTAAAAGCTTTTAATACGATGGCGCAGGAAGTCTTTGAATTAGCACCTGAACCACTAAAGGATTATGGAGTTTCTGTTTTTGTTGCAGGAGATGATGAACAAGCCAGAAAAACAGTGATGGGGCTTGCTGAAGAAATAGGATTTTTAGCAGTAGATTCTGGTGTTTTACGTAATGCTCGATTGGTAGAAGGCTTAGAAGATTTTATTCGCCTGATTATAGGTGGTCAAAAACAAGGTGTTTATGCAACTATCTCTGTCAATGTCTTACCTACAGCGTCAGAACAACGCTTAGGTGGACGGCAAGCTTCGAGTTTGAAGTAA
- a CDS encoding Uma2 family endonuclease — protein MTTNLPVATEIIPVVLQLQPAIALTEDQFYEFCQLNRDFRIERNPAGELVIMPPTGSETDERNFDVIVQLGIWVKQDGTGVGFGSSGGFTLPNGAVRSPDAAWIKRDRWEAIPAELRKKFAPICPEFVIELRSESDNLRILQDKMQEYIDNGTKLGWLIDRKQRRVFIYRPNIAVEVLDNPKTLYGEPLLLGFVLDLSQVW, from the coding sequence ATGACCACCAACTTACCTGTAGCCACAGAAATTATACCAGTGGTTTTGCAATTGCAACCTGCGATCGCACTAACCGAAGATCAGTTTTATGAGTTTTGTCAGTTAAACCGCGACTTTCGTATCGAACGTAATCCTGCTGGAGAATTAGTGATTATGCCCCCTACTGGTTCCGAAACTGATGAACGCAACTTTGACGTTATTGTTCAGTTGGGTATTTGGGTAAAGCAAGATGGTACAGGTGTAGGGTTTGGTTCCAGTGGTGGATTTACTTTGCCGAATGGTGCAGTGCGATCACCAGATGCGGCGTGGATAAAACGCGATCGCTGGGAAGCCATACCAGCAGAACTGCGAAAAAAGTTTGCACCGATTTGTCCTGAGTTTGTGATTGAATTGCGTTCTGAGAGCGATAACTTACGAATTTTGCAAGACAAGATGCAAGAGTATATTGATAATGGCACGAAACTTGGTTGGTTAATTGATAGAAAACAACGTCGAGTTTTTATTTATCGTCCTAATATTGCGGTTGAGGTATTAGATAACCCTAAGACACTTTATGGTGAACCGTTGCTACTTGGGTTTGTTTTGGATTTAAGTCAGGTTTGGTAG
- a CDS encoding XisH family protein, with protein MAAKDIFHDAVKRALEKEGWLITNDPLFLRFGGLDMYIDLGAEKVLAAERNQEKIAVEVKSFVAPSTTTEFSTALGQYLKYQLALEEEQPERLLYLAVPLDTYRSFFTLELPGLLIQRYQVRLIVFDPEEEAIIKWQK; from the coding sequence ATGGCGGCGAAAGACATATTCCATGATGCAGTAAAACGCGCTTTGGAGAAAGAGGGCTGGCTCATCACTAATGACCCGCTTTTTCTGCGTTTTGGTGGTTTGGATATGTACATCGACCTCGGTGCAGAGAAAGTTTTAGCAGCTGAACGAAATCAAGAAAAAATTGCGGTTGAAGTTAAAAGCTTTGTTGCTCCATCTACTACAACTGAATTTAGTACTGCTTTAGGACAGTATCTCAAATACCAATTAGCACTTGAAGAAGAACAACCTGAGAGACTTCTATATTTAGCAGTTCCCTTAGACACCTATCGTTCTTTTTTTACCTTAGAACTGCCAGGCTTATTAATCCAACGTTACCAAGTTCGGCTGATTGTTTTCGATCCAGAAGAGGAGGCGATCATAAAATGGCAAAAGTAG
- a CDS encoding XisI protein yields MAKVEQYRQIIQDLLLAYSEIKASNEEVEAEVIFDRERDRYQVVHAGWSNKRRVYGCVLHLDIKNEKIWIQHDGTEGGIANELISRGIPKKDIVLAFHSPFKRQFTEFAVG; encoded by the coding sequence ATGGCAAAAGTAGAACAGTACCGTCAAATTATTCAAGACCTGTTGCTAGCTTACAGCGAAATCAAAGCCAGCAACGAAGAAGTCGAAGCAGAAGTTATTTTTGATAGAGAGCGCGATCGCTACCAAGTTGTTCACGCGGGGTGGTCAAATAAGCGCCGTGTATATGGCTGTGTTTTACATTTAGATATTAAAAACGAAAAAATTTGGATTCAACACGATGGTACAGAAGGAGGTATTGCCAATGAACTTATTAGTCGAGGTATACCCAAAAAAGACATCGTTTTGGCTTTTCATTCCCCCTTTAAACGACAATTTACCGAGTTCGCTGTTGGTTAA
- a CDS encoding GmrSD restriction endonuclease domain-containing protein, whose product MDKTRLLGSDTKEDAIDVRYKSEYNVLLAEQCIVKATIIVMDNNYPFDEEQIWFNDYADEEDDFQIDEYDLTSTPNDFNVITIFNFMESGAVKIPGFQRNYVWDINRASKLIESIILGLPIPQIFLYEEARNKFLIINGQQRLMSIYYFIKGRFPLKEKRVELYHTYFSWKDTNANSFFGLFGDIFSNFIKQEVRNSEQLSSSIKAFIEIGRERNRLVHQDFGTFSLEKTSDEIYLLYKDALVFVNALPDKLRQCLQKNEAEKIGTEK is encoded by the coding sequence GTGGATAAAACGCGATTGCTGGGAAGCGATACAAAGGAAGATGCTATAGATGTAAGGTATAAGAGTGAGTATAATGTATTACTAGCCGAACAGTGCATAGTAAAAGCAACAATTATTGTTATGGATAATAATTACCCTTTTGATGAAGAACAAATTTGGTTTAATGATTATGCTGACGAAGAAGATGATTTTCAAATTGATGAATATGATTTAACCTCTACACCAAATGATTTTAATGTAATAACGATTTTCAATTTTATGGAATCTGGTGCTGTTAAAATACCAGGGTTTCAAAGAAATTATGTTTGGGATATAAACAGAGCATCTAAGCTGATTGAATCAATAATTTTAGGTTTACCAATTCCACAAATTTTTCTATATGAAGAAGCAAGAAATAAGTTTTTAATTATTAACGGACAGCAACGATTAATGTCTATATACTATTTCATTAAAGGTAGATTTCCTCTTAAGGAGAAACGTGTTGAACTATATCATACGTATTTCAGTTGGAAAGATACAAATGCAAATAGTTTTTTTGGTTTATTTGGTGATATATTTTCAAATTTTATCAAACAAGAAGTTAGAAATAGCGAACAGCTGAGTTCATCTATTAAGGCATTTATTGAAATAGGACGCGAAAGAAATAGATTAGTTCATCAAGATTTTGGTACATTCTCTCTAGAAAAAACATCTGATGAAATCTATCTACTTTACAAAGATGCTCTAGTATTTGTGAATGCTTTACCTGATAAACTTCGCCAATGCTTACAAAAAAATGAAGCCGAAAAAATAGGGACTGAGAAATAA